The Muribaculum intestinale genome includes the window ACCGGCAGAGGTCAGCGAGTGGCTTGTATGGCTTGCCAAGAAGGGGCTTGTACTTACTCTCTTCTTTATCGGAGCGAGTCTTTCAATTAATACCATCAAGTCGGTGGGAACACTTCCGCTGTTGCTTGCGATTGCTTTATGGATTTTTATCGCAGTATCAAGTTTTATGGTTGTAGTGTTCACCATAGAATGACGGCAATATACAAAATGTTCTGACAGATTTACCGATATCGGCATGCGTCCTCCTCTGTCATACGTGCCTGCATTGTTTCCACTTGTTGGATTCATTGCAGGCATGCTTGTTTGTGAGATGGCCGGATACCTATGGATTCCTGTGGTGATAATATCGGGTGTAGCGCTTATTGTGGCAAGGCGCAGGTTGCCCGTGTGGACGTTGCCGCTGGGCGGGATGCTGTTGTTTTGCGGCTTGGGTGGGGCCGATATGTCGTGTAATAGATTGCCTGATGTAAACGATGATTTTCTGTCGCGCGGGCAATGGAGCGGAGAGGTACTTGAGATTTCGGAAAATGACCGTGGGATACACATGGTTGTAAGGTCGGATGACACGACAGGTGTGGTCGCCGATATGCTTGTGCATACTCTGCATGGTGTGGCCGATGGTGTGGTGCCGGGGGATATAGTGAGTTTCCACGGTACGTTGGATATGCCGAGCAATGATAAGGTAACGGCAGGAGCGGACTATGCCGGTATTCTTGCACGAAGGGGTATAGTGGCTACGGGGTTTTCTGAGGAAATCTCTGTTGACGGGCATTACGACAGCTGGCGCTATCTGGCATGGCGTATGCGTCGGGAGGCTGCGTCGCTGCTGATGCGCAGCAGTCTGTCGGGGGAGACGTGTCAGTTTCTTGCTGCTGTGATAGTGGGGGAGGATGAATGGTTGTCGCCTGATACACGCGAGGCATTCTCTGCGGCCGGTGTAGCTCATGTGCTTGCGCTAAGCGGACTGCATGTCGGCATTCTTGTAATGATTCTTGGATTCTTGCTATTTCCGCTTGGTCTGCTTTGGGACTGGCGAGTGCGATGCGGAGTGGTAATTGCCGCGTTGTGGATTTATGCCTTTCTTTCGGGGATGTCGGAATCGGTAACGCGTGCCGCTCTTATGGCTTCGATGGTGTGTGGCGGGATTATATTACAGCGTCCTTACATGTCATTCAACGGTATGCTCGTGTCGGCATTGATGATTCTGATTGTGTCGCCGAGGCAGTTGTGGATGCCAGGGTTTCAGATGTCTTACCTTGCTGTGGGGTGTATTCTGCTTGTGATGCCGGTGGTACTGCCGTGGGTCAGGCGTGCTCCATGGTGCATGCGCTGGTTGCTGCTGACAATCGCGATATCGCTGAGCGCGATGCTGGGCACAGGCATGATTGCGATGTATTATTTTGATATTTTTCCGGTCTATTTCCTTTTGGCAAACATACCGGTTGCTATGATTCTTCCGATAGTGATGGCAGGCGGAATTGCTGTCATGGTGTGCGAGGCCGTCGGTTCAGACCCTGTGTGGTTGTGTTCGGCTGTCGACGGTATATATGATGTGATGTTGCGCTGGATAGAACTGATTACCTCATTACCGGCTTCTGCCATATATGGCGTGAATATTACGTGGTATGCTATGGTTTCCTACTATGTTACTCTGTGTCTGGGGCTTGTTGCGCTGTGGCGGCGCAGTGTCGGGTGGTGGATATCCCTGGCCGTCATGGTGCTTGTGACTGTATTTGTCGGTGGTGTCACGTCGGAGGAGGAGGAACAATGGTTTATTCCGCATGATGCGTATTTTACGACCATAATATGCAGAATGCCATCAGACGGCGGCGATGTCAGTCGCAGTCGAGTGGAAATGCTCACTACCGCTCCGGATATAGCTGCAGAATCTCTGCGGGATGAGTATGCGGAACGTTATCGTAAATTTGTCGGCCATCCGACATCTGCCGCAGAGCAATCTATCTCGATAGTTCGCGGAAACACAGTCGTGCTACCGGCATGCGACGGTACTACCGGTCGACTTGTAATAGTGAACCACGACAGTATATTGTCTGCCCCGTGCTATGATGGGGGTATTGTCGACTATGCGTTGATTTGCCGCGGTTATCGTGGCGGTTGGCAGACGGTCGTCGATTCATTGCGCCCTTGCCGGATTCTACTTTCGGCGGATATTCCTAAGCGCCGGCATATGCGAATGCTTGATTCGATATTATCCTGCTCACAAATCCCCGTCATATCTTTGCGTGACGTCACTCTCAGTTCGTCTGACTTGCCCGACATATTTAAAAAAATAGAATGATGCTATGGCGTAATATGTTTATGTACAACTCGTTAATATGGCGTTGAGCAATGTGCATTCCTATATATGTGTAATTTGTATTAAAAAAACACTAATTTTGCGCCTGTGAAGAGACATATGGCGAATCCGGATAACCAAGATATTGAGGCCTTACTTTTACGTCGTCTTAAGAATGGCGATGTAGATGCTTTTGCATTAGTATATAAGTTATACTTTCAGCGTCTTTATGTATACTGCCGGCAATTTACGAAATCGGCTTATGGCGCGGAAGATATTGTTCAAGAAGTATTTGCAAAGCTATGGGTAACCGGGATTCAATTATTGCCGACAGCACGTTGCGTGGCCTGCTGTTCACCATCGCCAGAAATAATCTTATAAGCGCATATCGACGAAATGTCAATGCGCCGGTTTATGAGATTATTTGGACTATTGCAATTCAATCGGGAGAGAGGATACTTCGACGATAGAGTATGCTGAATTTGCCTCTCGGGTCGAACATATAATCGACAGGCTGTCTCCTGCGCAAGCTCGGGTTGTAAGAATGTCAAAACTCGAGAATCTGTCGAATAAAGAGATTGCCATAAGACTTGGCATTAATGAGCAGAGTGTAAAGAATCATCTGTCAAAAGGATTGAAATATGTACGCTATCATATAAGCCGGATGTTGATTGTCATTTCTACCGTGATTATGTCATGTAGATTGTAGATATCATTTAGAGCCCTCTATAAACCAGTTCAAATACATATGCAATAATGAGAGATTTAGTCAGAAAATACCGTATGAACAAGCTCACGAAATCCGAATTAGAGGAGACGAGAAGGCAGCTCGAATCATTGTCGGACAATCAGCTTGGACATGAAATATATGACGACCGGCATGAATTTGAGCCTGCTCCCGGACAGGAAGATGTTCATGCCGAAGCTGAAGTTTACCGTAGGCTTAGTACGATGCTGATTAAACCGAGCATCCGGCGGCATCGTCTTATGGTTTGTGCAGCGGTTGCAGCGGTAGCTCTTATAGTTGTTTTGATGGCCGGGTCGGCATACCTGTACAATCGGTATAATGATATTGAATCATTATCTACTAACGTATTTACTGCGGCTACAGACAGGGCTACTGTAAACCTTCCCGACGGTTCGACTATCGAACTCAACGGCAACTCATCAGTGAGCTATACATTATCCGGATTCAATAGCGATACCCGTCGGGTTGAATTTAATGGTGAAGGCTACTTTGATATTGTAAAGGATAGGACTTCAGAGTTTATAATCGAATCCTATGGTCTTGAAGTAACAGTACATGGTACATCCTTTAATCTTTCCGTACGAGAAGAGGAC containing:
- a CDS encoding FecR domain-containing protein, which translates into the protein MNKLTKSELEETRRQLESLSDNQLGHEIYDDRHEFEPAPGQEDVHAEAEVYRRLSTMLIKPSIRRHRLMVCAAVAAVALIVVLMAGSAYLYNRYNDIESLSTNVFTAATDRATVNLPDGSTIELNGNSSVSYTLSGFNSDTRRVEFNGEGYFDIVKDRTSEFIIESYGLEVTVHGTSFNLSVREEDGYA
- a CDS encoding sigma factor-like helix-turn-helix DNA-binding protein; its protein translation is MDYCNSIGREDTSTIEYAEFASRVEHIIDRLSPAQARVVRMSKLENLSNKEIAIRLGINEQSVKNHLSKGLKYVRYHISRMLIVISTVIMSCRL
- a CDS encoding ComEC/Rec2 family competence protein; this encodes MRPPLSYVPALFPLVGFIAGMLVCEMAGYLWIPVVIISGVALIVARRRLPVWTLPLGGMLLFCGLGGADMSCNRLPDVNDDFLSRGQWSGEVLEISENDRGIHMVVRSDDTTGVVADMLVHTLHGVADGVVPGDIVSFHGTLDMPSNDKVTAGADYAGILARRGIVATGFSEEISVDGHYDSWRYLAWRMRREAASLLMRSSLSGETCQFLAAVIVGEDEWLSPDTREAFSAAGVAHVLALSGLHVGILVMILGFLLFPLGLLWDWRVRCGVVIAALWIYAFLSGMSESVTRAALMASMVCGGIILQRPYMSFNGMLVSALMILIVSPRQLWMPGFQMSYLAVGCILLVMPVVLPWVRRAPWCMRWLLLTIAISLSAMLGTGMIAMYYFDIFPVYFLLANIPVAMILPIVMAGGIAVMVCEAVGSDPVWLCSAVDGIYDVMLRWIELITSLPASAIYGVNITWYAMVSYYVTLCLGLVALWRRSVGWWISLAVMVLVTVFVGGVTSEEEEQWFIPHDAYFTTIICRMPSDGGDVSRSRVEMLTTAPDIAAESLRDEYAERYRKFVGHPTSAAEQSISIVRGNTVVLPACDGTTGRLVIVNHDSILSAPCYDGGIVDYALICRGYRGGWQTVVDSLRPCRILLSADIPKRRHMRMLDSILSCSQIPVISLRDVTLSSSDLPDIFKKIE
- a CDS encoding RNA polymerase sigma factor; this encodes MANPDNQDIEALLLRRLKNGDVDAFALVYKLYFQRLYVYCRQFTKSAYGAEDIVQEVFAKLWVTGIQLLPTARCVACCSPSPEIIL